Below is a window of Burkholderia cepacia DNA.
AGCAGGTTGCGCAGCACGCGGTCGACGAGCCACGGTGGCATGTCCTGCCCGAACAACAGCTTGTTGCGCTGGATCTCGGCGAACGCGATGTCGAGTTCGTAGAGCTGGTCGTTGCGCGCCTCGTCGACGCGCGGCGCCTGGCTCGTCGGCCCGATGAACAACCCGGAGAACAGGTAGGACAGCGACGGATGGTTGTGCCAATACGCAATCAGGCTCGCGAGCAGGTCCGGGCGCCGCAGGAACGGGCTGTCGGCCGGCGTCGCGCCGCCGAGCACGAAGTGGTTGCCGCCGCCCGTGCCGACGTGGCGGCCGTCGACCATGAACTTCTCGCTGCACATCCGCGACTGCCATGCGGCGTCGTACAGGAATTCGGTGTGGTCGACGAGCTCGTCGAAGCTCGCGGCCGGATGGATGTTCACTTCGATCACGCCGGGATCGGGCGTCACTTGCAGCATCTTCAGCCGCGCGTCGCGTGGCGGCGGATAGCCTTCGAGCACGAGCTTTACACCAAGTGCGTGCGCGGTCAGCTCGATCGCGCCGAGCAGTTCGAGATAATCCTCGAGCGCGGCGAGCGGCGGCATGAACAGGTACAGGATGCCTTTACGCACTTCGACGCACAGCGCGGTGCGCGTGATCCACGCGGCCGATTCGAAGCGCTCGGGCCGGCGCTGCGGATCGTGCGCCGCGGCGCGTCCGTCCGCGGACGTGCCGTCGTTGCGCCACTGCATGACCGTCTGCGCGGACGCTTCGCGATGCACGCCGGACAGGTAGCGCGGCGCATCGGCCGGGCCCGCGTAGCGCGCGCGGATCGCGGCGGCTTCCGGCAGCGCGTCGCGCGACGCGAACGGATCGCGCTCGACGAGATACGGATGGTCGGCGCGGCTGGCCCACGGCAGCGAATCGAGCGGCAGCCGATAACCCATCGGCGAATCGCCGGGCATGAGGTACATCCGCTCGTCGCGGAAGAACCACGGGCCCGTCTGCCAGCGCGGCCCGTCGAGGCCCGACCGATCGCGGCCCGGCCGATCGCGGCCCGGCTCGTCGTCCGTGCGCTTGACGGGCAGCACGTAGCCGACGACGCTGTCTAGCTGCTGATCGAACACCTTGCGCAACCGCGCGCGTTCGAGCTCGTCGTCGAGTCGCGAGTCGAACGGATCGACGTTGACGGGCAGCCGGCGCTCGCGCCACAGGTAGTACCAGACGTCCTCATAGCCGGGCCGGATGAATTCGCCGGTCAGGTTCAGCCGCGCGGCGAGCGCATCGATGAAGCGCTTCGCGTCGTCGGTCGTATACGCGGACGGCTCGCGCTCGTCGGCGAACAGCGACGGATCGTGCCACACGGGCTGGCCGTCCGCGCGCCAGAAGATCGACAGCGCCCAGCGCGGCAATTGCTCGCCCGGATACCACTTGCCCTGCCCGAAGTGCAGGAAGCCGCCGTCGCCATATTCGGCGCGCAGCCGCTGCACGAGTTCGGTCGCATAGCCGCGCTTGGTCGGGCCGAGCGCGTCGGTGTTCCACTCGGCGCCGTCGCGATCGTCGATCGACACGAAGGTCGGCTCACCGCCCTGCGTGAGCCGCACGTCGCCGGCCGCCAGCGCGCCATCGACCTGCGTACCGAGCGTCAGCACGGCGTCCCATTGCGATTCCGTATACGGTTTCGTCACGCGTGGCGATTCGTACACGCGCGTCACGGTCATCTCGTGCTCGAACGACACCTCGCACTCGTCGATCAGCCCTTCGACCGGCGCGGCGCTCGTCGGCTGCGGCGTGCACGCGAGCGGGATATGCCCTTCGCCCGCGAGCAGGCCTGATGTCGGGTCGAAGCCGATCCACCCGGCGCCCGGCAGGTAGACCTCGCACCACGCATGCAGGTCGGTGAAGTCGACCGACGTGCCGCTCGGGCCGTCGAGCGATTTCACGTCGGGTGTGAGCTGGATCAGGTAGCCCGATACAAAACGCGCGGCGATGCCGAGATGACGGCACAGCTGCACGAGCAGCCAGGCGCTGTCGCGGCACGAGCCGGACGCGAGCTCGAGCGTCTGCTCGGGCGTCTGCACGCCGGGCTCCATCCGCACGAGATAGCCGATGTCGCGCTGAAGCTGCTGGTTCAGCGCGACGAGGAAGTTCACGGTGCCGGCCGGCGTGAGATCGACGCCGTCGAGATACGTGCGGAACAGCGGCGAAGCGCTCGTCCGCGGATCGCACACGAGGTACGGCGCAAGCTCGGTCTTCAGCGCGTCGTCATAGCTGAACGGGTATTGTTCGGCGCTCGCTTCGAGGAAGAAGTCGAACGGGTTGTACACCGACATCTCGGCGACGAGATCGATCGTGATCTCGAAATGCTCGGTGCGCTCCGGAAACACGAGCCGCGCGAGATAGTTCGAGAACGGGTCCTGCTGCCAGTTGATGAAGTGCTGCGCGGGCTCGACCGTCATCGAATACGCGAGGATCGGCGTCCGGCAATGCGGCGCGGGACGCAGCCGCACGACCTGCGGGCCGAGGTTGACGAGCTGGTCGTAGCGATAGCGGGTGGTGTGATGCAGCGCGACGTGGATGGACATGGGAGCTCGGTTCGGGTTGGGCCGGCCGCGCACGCCGCGTCGCACTCGACGCGGCGGCCCGGCATGGCGGATTCGGCGAAAGCGTGCGTCGGGTCAGACGAGCTCGGGCGTCTGCACGACGCTGATCTCGACGCCGACGGCCGTCGCGCCGAGCCCCGTCACCGGCTGCGCGTCGCGATAGTCGAGGCCGACCGCGATGCGCACGTAGCGCTCGTCCGGGCAGCGGTTCATGAACGGATCGAATCCGACCCAGCCGAGCCCTTCCACATAGGCCTCGGCCCACGCATGGCCGGCCGGTTGCTGCATCAGCGCGGCGGCCAGCGGCTGCGCGCCGAGCGCCGGTTGCGGCAGCCCCTGCGACTGCGCGGCGTGCGACGCGCCGAGCACCTGCTGCATGCCCTCGCCGCTCTGCAGCGCGAGCGCCTCCTCCTCTTCGACGTCGCCCGCGTTCTGCTTCGCATCGGCGATGCGTTGCATCGCGCTGTCGGCGAGCACGTAGCCCGAGATATAGCGCGCGGGAATCTTCAGGACGCGCGCGGCCGCGATGAACGCATGCGCGTGGTCGCGGCTCGTGCCCTCGCCGCTTTGCAGCGCGGTTTCCGCATCGACGGGCGCGTCGGCGGCCAGGTTCGGCGCATACGCAATGCGGCCGTGCACTTCCGTCATCAGCCAGTGCAATGCGTCGAGGCCGTGCGGATCGATGGGCAGCGCTTCCGTGAGCTCGCGCACGGTGTCGCCAGCCTTCGTGAGCGCGGTCTCGCGCTCGAAGATCCACGGCGGCGCATAGCCCTCAGGATTCCCGAGAATGCCCGCGCGGTCCTGCGTCTCGACGACGCCGGCCGCGATGACGACGATCTCGGCCTTCGCGCCGCGGTCGTGACGCACGAGGTCGATCCGGTTGCCGAGGCCGTCGGCGTACGACAGCGACGGCTCGACGCCGTCGATCGTGACCTGCCACGCGCGCACCGTCTGCCCGGGGCCCGACTGCGGGCGCAGCCGCAGCCGTTGCAGCGCATGGGTGGCTTGATCGTCGAACCGATAACGCGAGATGTGTCGAATGGCGAGTCGCATGGCAAGTCTCAGTCGAAGTTGTAAGCCTGGGCGATTTCGATCCCGAGGCTGTTGTTGCGGCCGATGAAGTCGGTCAGGAACTCGTGCAGGCCGCTCTTGAAGATCCGCTCGACCGAGGTATCGGACAGCATCTGCAGGATCTTCGTGGCCGTGTCGTGACACGGGTGTGTCACGCCGTAATCCTTCGCGAGCAGGTTCAGGCTCGACACGACGCGCCCGTAGCAATAACGCAGCGAACGCGGCATGCGGCCGTTCAGGATCAGGTAGTCGGCGATGTTCATCGGCTTGTACTGCACGTCGTACACCCAGCGGTACGAACGGTGCGCCGCGACGCAGCGCAGGATCGTCTCCCACTGATAGTTGTCGAGGATCGTGCCGACGTGCGACACGGACGGCAGCAGCAGGTGGTACTTCACGTC
It encodes the following:
- a CDS encoding DUF2126 domain-containing protein → MSIHVALHHTTRYRYDQLVNLGPQVVRLRPAPHCRTPILAYSMTVEPAQHFINWQQDPFSNYLARLVFPERTEHFEITIDLVAEMSVYNPFDFFLEASAEQYPFSYDDALKTELAPYLVCDPRTSASPLFRTYLDGVDLTPAGTVNFLVALNQQLQRDIGYLVRMEPGVQTPEQTLELASGSCRDSAWLLVQLCRHLGIAARFVSGYLIQLTPDVKSLDGPSGTSVDFTDLHAWCEVYLPGAGWIGFDPTSGLLAGEGHIPLACTPQPTSAAPVEGLIDECEVSFEHEMTVTRVYESPRVTKPYTESQWDAVLTLGTQVDGALAAGDVRLTQGGEPTFVSIDDRDGAEWNTDALGPTKRGYATELVQRLRAEYGDGGFLHFGQGKWYPGEQLPRWALSIFWRADGQPVWHDPSLFADEREPSAYTTDDAKRFIDALAARLNLTGEFIRPGYEDVWYYLWRERRLPVNVDPFDSRLDDELERARLRKVFDQQLDSVVGYVLPVKRTDDEPGRDRPGRDRSGLDGPRWQTGPWFFRDERMYLMPGDSPMGYRLPLDSLPWASRADHPYLVERDPFASRDALPEAAAIRARYAGPADAPRYLSGVHREASAQTVMQWRNDGTSADGRAAAHDPQRRPERFESAAWITRTALCVEVRKGILYLFMPPLAALEDYLELLGAIELTAHALGVKLVLEGYPPPRDARLKMLQVTPDPGVIEVNIHPAASFDELVDHTEFLYDAAWQSRMCSEKFMVDGRHVGTGGGNHFVLGGATPADSPFLRRPDLLASLIAYWHNHPSLSYLFSGLFIGPTSQAPRVDEARNDQLYELDIAFAEIQRNKLLFGQDMPPWLVDRVLRNLLIDVTGNTHRSEFCIDKLYSPDSSTGRLGLLELRAFEMPPHARMSIVQQLLLRALVARFWAAPYTTPLTRWGTALHDRFMLPEFLQMDFDDVLAELRDAGFAFDPAWFAPHFEFRFPLFGQIAVNGMQLSLRGALEPWHVMGEEGAPGGTVRYVDSSVERLEVRVTGLNDNRHVVTVNGRALPLQPTGTVGEYVAGVRYKAWAPPSALHPTIGVHAPLTFDIVDTWLQRSLGGCRYHVAHPGGRNYATFPVNAYEAESRRLARFVEMGHTPGRMDVAAAAPSREFPFTLDLRRP
- a CDS encoding transglutaminase family protein, with translation MRLAIRHISRYRFDDQATHALQRLRLRPQSGPGQTVRAWQVTIDGVEPSLSYADGLGNRIDLVRHDRGAKAEIVVIAAGVVETQDRAGILGNPEGYAPPWIFERETALTKAGDTVRELTEALPIDPHGLDALHWLMTEVHGRIAYAPNLAADAPVDAETALQSGEGTSRDHAHAFIAAARVLKIPARYISGYVLADSAMQRIADAKQNAGDVEEEEALALQSGEGMQQVLGASHAAQSQGLPQPALGAQPLAAALMQQPAGHAWAEAYVEGLGWVGFDPFMNRCPDERYVRIAVGLDYRDAQPVTGLGATAVGVEISVVQTPELV